The following are encoded together in the Culex pipiens pallens isolate TS chromosome 1, TS_CPP_V2, whole genome shotgun sequence genome:
- the LOC120427881 gene encoding lipid storage droplets surface-binding protein 1 isoform X1 — MVHQQLKRQNSGLPRMESISRFGSIPVVETGLKTAGTVYQKVKTSNGLFNWGFETAETVTYALVDSLRPAAKLIEGPLHQLDSFMCKSLDFVEQKVPSMYLPPEMLNKINKGLSSPLEPCSKAVLMTRHSTYISASIALRTTSRSQKLMYWNTKEYMSDHLVKPVLSRANSMKNLSHAVLDSRVSNYAADRLDGALNVCDKYVERFLPAEDQPDAAAVPQPEPDEAGVMHVFQTIHRGQRISRKLRRRLTFRTRQELSALKKQSTEAVHVVFYAAELIATNPRLAMQKTVELWQYLSADEPENQARPNTFEQLAVLLARESVRKVVHMINFTASTVTKIPQTVRAQTRELVHHLLFATDRLIKAIHLEKAKNVTVSEATGLMHKLQNTYDELQNQTNLALHGQLSLAKIETHHDFVHWMLLKLQFFCPAAWKPRRSPPAATTPGDGSRTEQTIIHSIIASMAFISVRTAELLQQSLSEARWVRLNGNEPR; from the exons ATGG TGCATCAGCAGTTGAAGCGCCAAAACTCGGGTCTTCCCAGGATGGAGTCCATTTCGCGCTTCGGAAGCATTCCGGTCGTGGAAACGGGCCTCAAAACAGCCGGAACGGTGTACCAAAAAGTGAAGACCAGCAACGGGCTGTTCAACTGGGGCTTCGAAACTGCCGAGACGGTTACGTACGCTCTGGTGGATTCACTGCGACCGGCAGCTAAGCTGATCGAGGGACCACTTCACCAGCTGGACAGCTTTATGTGCAAAAGTTTGGACTTTGTGGAGCAGAAAGTGCCCTCAATGTATCTGCCGCCGGAGATG ctcaacaaaattaacaaaggATTATCCTCACCTCTCGAACCTTGCTCAAAAGCCGTGTTGATGACTCGTCACAGCACTTACATTTCTGCTTCAATAGCGCTGAGGACAACCTCTCGGTCACAAAAACTT atgtactGGAACACCAAGGAATACATGTCGGATCACCTGGTGAAGCCGGTGCTGAGTCGAGCAAACTCTATGAAGAACCTCAGCCACGCTGTGCTGGATTCGCGCGTTTCGAACTATGCCGCCGATCGGCTGGACGGAGCTCTCAACGTTTGCGACAAGTACGTCGAACGGTTCCTGCCCGCGGAGGATCAACCCGATG CTGCCGCCGTTCCCCAGCCGGAACCGGACGAGGCTGGCGTGATGCACGTGTTCCAGACGATCCACCGGGGTCAGAGAATTTCTCGAAAGCTTCGCCGTCGGCTTACTTTCCGCACTCGGCAGGAGTTGAGCGCGCTGAAGAAGCAGAGTACCGAAGCGGTCCACGTGGTCTTTTACGCTGCGGAATTGATTGCCACCAATCCCCGGCTAGCGATGCAAAAGACCGTCGAACTGTGGCAGTACCTGAGTGCAGATGAACCGGAAAATCAAGCTAGACCTAACACGTTCGAACAGCTGGCAGTGTTGCTGGCCCGTGAATCCGTCAGGAAGGTCGTCCACATGATCAACTTTACAGCCAGTACAGTCACAAAGATCCCTCAAACGGTTCGTGCCCAAACACGTGAGCTTGTGCATCACTTGCTGTTTGCCACCGATCGATTGATTAAG GCCATCCACTTGGAAAAAGCGAAAAACGTAACAGTTTCGGAAGCAACCGGCTTGATGCACAAACTACAAAACACCTACGACGAGCTGCAGAACCAAACCAACCTGGCCCTG CACGGTCAATTGTCGCTAGCCAAAATTGAAACACATCACGATTTCGTCCATTGGATGCTTTTGAAATTG CAGTTTTTCTGTCCGGCCGCCTGGAAGCCGAGAAGATCACCACCAGCAGCGACAACCCCCGGCGACGGATCCAGAACCGAACAAACAATAATCCACTCAATAATAGCATCAATGGCGTTTATTAGCGTGCGCACGGCCGAGCTGCTCCAGCAGAGCCTGAGCGAAGCCCGGTGGGTGCGGCTCAACGGGAACGAGCCCAGATAA
- the LOC120427881 gene encoding lipid storage droplets surface-binding protein 1 isoform X3, with protein sequence MVHQQLKRQNSGLPRMESISRFGSIPVVETGLKTAGTVYQKVKTSNGLFNWGFETAETVTYALVDSLRPAAKLIEGPLHQLDSFMCKSLDFVEQKVPSMYLPPEMLNKINKGLSSPLEPCSKAVLMTRHSTYISASIALRTTSRSQKLMYWNTKEYMSDHLVKPVLSRANSMKNLSHAVLDSRVSNYAADRLDGALNVCDKYVERFLPAEDQPDAAAVPQPEPDEAGVMHVFQTIHRGQRISRKLRRRLTFRTRQELSALKKQSTEAVHVVFYAAELIATNPRLAMQKTVELWQYLSADEPENQARPNTFEQLAVLLARESVRKVVHMINFTASTVTKIPQTVRAQTRELVHHLLFATDRLIKAIHLEKAKNVTVSEATGLMHKLQNTYDELQNQTNLALQFFCPAAWKPRRSPPAATTPGDGSRTEQTIIHSIIASMAFISVRTAELLQQSLSEARWVRLNGNEPR encoded by the exons ATGG TGCATCAGCAGTTGAAGCGCCAAAACTCGGGTCTTCCCAGGATGGAGTCCATTTCGCGCTTCGGAAGCATTCCGGTCGTGGAAACGGGCCTCAAAACAGCCGGAACGGTGTACCAAAAAGTGAAGACCAGCAACGGGCTGTTCAACTGGGGCTTCGAAACTGCCGAGACGGTTACGTACGCTCTGGTGGATTCACTGCGACCGGCAGCTAAGCTGATCGAGGGACCACTTCACCAGCTGGACAGCTTTATGTGCAAAAGTTTGGACTTTGTGGAGCAGAAAGTGCCCTCAATGTATCTGCCGCCGGAGATG ctcaacaaaattaacaaaggATTATCCTCACCTCTCGAACCTTGCTCAAAAGCCGTGTTGATGACTCGTCACAGCACTTACATTTCTGCTTCAATAGCGCTGAGGACAACCTCTCGGTCACAAAAACTT atgtactGGAACACCAAGGAATACATGTCGGATCACCTGGTGAAGCCGGTGCTGAGTCGAGCAAACTCTATGAAGAACCTCAGCCACGCTGTGCTGGATTCGCGCGTTTCGAACTATGCCGCCGATCGGCTGGACGGAGCTCTCAACGTTTGCGACAAGTACGTCGAACGGTTCCTGCCCGCGGAGGATCAACCCGATG CTGCCGCCGTTCCCCAGCCGGAACCGGACGAGGCTGGCGTGATGCACGTGTTCCAGACGATCCACCGGGGTCAGAGAATTTCTCGAAAGCTTCGCCGTCGGCTTACTTTCCGCACTCGGCAGGAGTTGAGCGCGCTGAAGAAGCAGAGTACCGAAGCGGTCCACGTGGTCTTTTACGCTGCGGAATTGATTGCCACCAATCCCCGGCTAGCGATGCAAAAGACCGTCGAACTGTGGCAGTACCTGAGTGCAGATGAACCGGAAAATCAAGCTAGACCTAACACGTTCGAACAGCTGGCAGTGTTGCTGGCCCGTGAATCCGTCAGGAAGGTCGTCCACATGATCAACTTTACAGCCAGTACAGTCACAAAGATCCCTCAAACGGTTCGTGCCCAAACACGTGAGCTTGTGCATCACTTGCTGTTTGCCACCGATCGATTGATTAAG GCCATCCACTTGGAAAAAGCGAAAAACGTAACAGTTTCGGAAGCAACCGGCTTGATGCACAAACTACAAAACACCTACGACGAGCTGCAGAACCAAACCAACCTGGCCCTG CAGTTTTTCTGTCCGGCCGCCTGGAAGCCGAGAAGATCACCACCAGCAGCGACAACCCCCGGCGACGGATCCAGAACCGAACAAACAATAATCCACTCAATAATAGCATCAATGGCGTTTATTAGCGTGCGCACGGCCGAGCTGCTCCAGCAGAGCCTGAGCGAAGCCCGGTGGGTGCGGCTCAACGGGAACGAGCCCAGATAA
- the LOC120427881 gene encoding lipid storage droplets surface-binding protein 1 isoform X4, producing the protein MVHQQLKRQNSGLPRMESISRFGSIPVVETGLKTAGTVYQKVKTSNGLFNWGFETAETVTYALVDSLRPAAKLIEGPLHQLDSFMCKSLDFVEQKVPSMYLPPEMMYWNTKEYMSDHLVKPVLSRANSMKNLSHAVLDSRVSNYAADRLDGALNVCDKYVERFLPAEDQPDAAAVPQPEPDEAGVMHVFQTIHRGQRISRKLRRRLTFRTRQELSALKKQSTEAVHVVFYAAELIATNPRLAMQKTVELWQYLSADEPENQARPNTFEQLAVLLARESVRKVVHMINFTASTVTKIPQTVRAQTRELVHHLLFATDRLIKAIHLEKAKNVTVSEATGLMHKLQNTYDELQNQTNLALHGQLSLAKIETHHDFVHWMLLKLQFFCPAAWKPRRSPPAATTPGDGSRTEQTIIHSIIASMAFISVRTAELLQQSLSEARWVRLNGNEPR; encoded by the exons ATGG TGCATCAGCAGTTGAAGCGCCAAAACTCGGGTCTTCCCAGGATGGAGTCCATTTCGCGCTTCGGAAGCATTCCGGTCGTGGAAACGGGCCTCAAAACAGCCGGAACGGTGTACCAAAAAGTGAAGACCAGCAACGGGCTGTTCAACTGGGGCTTCGAAACTGCCGAGACGGTTACGTACGCTCTGGTGGATTCACTGCGACCGGCAGCTAAGCTGATCGAGGGACCACTTCACCAGCTGGACAGCTTTATGTGCAAAAGTTTGGACTTTGTGGAGCAGAAAGTGCCCTCAATGTATCTGCCGCCGGAGATG atgtactGGAACACCAAGGAATACATGTCGGATCACCTGGTGAAGCCGGTGCTGAGTCGAGCAAACTCTATGAAGAACCTCAGCCACGCTGTGCTGGATTCGCGCGTTTCGAACTATGCCGCCGATCGGCTGGACGGAGCTCTCAACGTTTGCGACAAGTACGTCGAACGGTTCCTGCCCGCGGAGGATCAACCCGATG CTGCCGCCGTTCCCCAGCCGGAACCGGACGAGGCTGGCGTGATGCACGTGTTCCAGACGATCCACCGGGGTCAGAGAATTTCTCGAAAGCTTCGCCGTCGGCTTACTTTCCGCACTCGGCAGGAGTTGAGCGCGCTGAAGAAGCAGAGTACCGAAGCGGTCCACGTGGTCTTTTACGCTGCGGAATTGATTGCCACCAATCCCCGGCTAGCGATGCAAAAGACCGTCGAACTGTGGCAGTACCTGAGTGCAGATGAACCGGAAAATCAAGCTAGACCTAACACGTTCGAACAGCTGGCAGTGTTGCTGGCCCGTGAATCCGTCAGGAAGGTCGTCCACATGATCAACTTTACAGCCAGTACAGTCACAAAGATCCCTCAAACGGTTCGTGCCCAAACACGTGAGCTTGTGCATCACTTGCTGTTTGCCACCGATCGATTGATTAAG GCCATCCACTTGGAAAAAGCGAAAAACGTAACAGTTTCGGAAGCAACCGGCTTGATGCACAAACTACAAAACACCTACGACGAGCTGCAGAACCAAACCAACCTGGCCCTG CACGGTCAATTGTCGCTAGCCAAAATTGAAACACATCACGATTTCGTCCATTGGATGCTTTTGAAATTG CAGTTTTTCTGTCCGGCCGCCTGGAAGCCGAGAAGATCACCACCAGCAGCGACAACCCCCGGCGACGGATCCAGAACCGAACAAACAATAATCCACTCAATAATAGCATCAATGGCGTTTATTAGCGTGCGCACGGCCGAGCTGCTCCAGCAGAGCCTGAGCGAAGCCCGGTGGGTGCGGCTCAACGGGAACGAGCCCAGATAA
- the LOC120427881 gene encoding lipid storage droplets surface-binding protein 1 isoform X6 — MVHQQLKRQNSGLPRMESISRFGSIPVVETGLKTAGTVYQKVKTSNGLFNWGFETAETVTYALVDSLRPAAKLIEGPLHQLDSFMCKSLDFVEQKVPSMYLPPEMMYWNTKEYMSDHLVKPVLSRANSMKNLSHAVLDSRVSNYAADRLDGALNVCDKYVERFLPAEDQPDAAAVPQPEPDEAGVMHVFQTIHRGQRISRKLRRRLTFRTRQELSALKKQSTEAVHVVFYAAELIATNPRLAMQKTVELWQYLSADEPENQARPNTFEQLAVLLARESVRKVVHMINFTASTVTKIPQTVRAQTRELVHHLLFATDRLIKAIHLEKAKNVTVSEATGLMHKLQNTYDELQNQTNLALERLAVFLSGRLEAEKITTSSDNPRRRIQNRTNNNPLNNSINGVY, encoded by the exons ATGG TGCATCAGCAGTTGAAGCGCCAAAACTCGGGTCTTCCCAGGATGGAGTCCATTTCGCGCTTCGGAAGCATTCCGGTCGTGGAAACGGGCCTCAAAACAGCCGGAACGGTGTACCAAAAAGTGAAGACCAGCAACGGGCTGTTCAACTGGGGCTTCGAAACTGCCGAGACGGTTACGTACGCTCTGGTGGATTCACTGCGACCGGCAGCTAAGCTGATCGAGGGACCACTTCACCAGCTGGACAGCTTTATGTGCAAAAGTTTGGACTTTGTGGAGCAGAAAGTGCCCTCAATGTATCTGCCGCCGGAGATG atgtactGGAACACCAAGGAATACATGTCGGATCACCTGGTGAAGCCGGTGCTGAGTCGAGCAAACTCTATGAAGAACCTCAGCCACGCTGTGCTGGATTCGCGCGTTTCGAACTATGCCGCCGATCGGCTGGACGGAGCTCTCAACGTTTGCGACAAGTACGTCGAACGGTTCCTGCCCGCGGAGGATCAACCCGATG CTGCCGCCGTTCCCCAGCCGGAACCGGACGAGGCTGGCGTGATGCACGTGTTCCAGACGATCCACCGGGGTCAGAGAATTTCTCGAAAGCTTCGCCGTCGGCTTACTTTCCGCACTCGGCAGGAGTTGAGCGCGCTGAAGAAGCAGAGTACCGAAGCGGTCCACGTGGTCTTTTACGCTGCGGAATTGATTGCCACCAATCCCCGGCTAGCGATGCAAAAGACCGTCGAACTGTGGCAGTACCTGAGTGCAGATGAACCGGAAAATCAAGCTAGACCTAACACGTTCGAACAGCTGGCAGTGTTGCTGGCCCGTGAATCCGTCAGGAAGGTCGTCCACATGATCAACTTTACAGCCAGTACAGTCACAAAGATCCCTCAAACGGTTCGTGCCCAAACACGTGAGCTTGTGCATCACTTGCTGTTTGCCACCGATCGATTGATTAAG GCCATCCACTTGGAAAAAGCGAAAAACGTAACAGTTTCGGAAGCAACCGGCTTGATGCACAAACTACAAAACACCTACGACGAGCTGCAGAACCAAACCAACCTGGCCCTG GAACGTTTAGCAGTTTTTCTGTCCGGCCGCCTGGAAGCCGAGAAGATCACCACCAGCAGCGACAACCCCCGGCGACGGATCCAGAACCGAACAAACAATAATCCACTCAATAATAGCATCAATGGCGTTTATTAG
- the LOC120427881 gene encoding lipid storage droplets surface-binding protein 1 isoform X2: MVHQQLKRQNSGLPRMESISRFGSIPVVETGLKTAGTVYQKVKTSNGLFNWGFETAETVTYALVDSLRPAAKLIEGPLHQLDSFMCKSLDFVEQKVPSMYLPPEMLNKINKGLSSPLEPCSKAVLMTRHSTYISASIALRTTSRSQKLMYWNTKEYMSDHLVKPVLSRANSMKNLSHAVLDSRVSNYAADRLDGALNVCDKYVERFLPAEDQPDAAAVPQPEPDEAGVMHVFQTIHRGQRISRKLRRRLTFRTRQELSALKKQSTEAVHVVFYAAELIATNPRLAMQKTVELWQYLSADEPENQARPNTFEQLAVLLARESVRKVVHMINFTASTVTKIPQTVRAQTRELVHHLLFATDRLIKAIHLEKAKNVTVSEATGLMHKLQNTYDELQNQTNLALHGQLSLAKIETHHDFVHWMLLKLERLAVFLSGRLEAEKITTSSDNPRRRIQNRTNNNPLNNSINGVY, from the exons ATGG TGCATCAGCAGTTGAAGCGCCAAAACTCGGGTCTTCCCAGGATGGAGTCCATTTCGCGCTTCGGAAGCATTCCGGTCGTGGAAACGGGCCTCAAAACAGCCGGAACGGTGTACCAAAAAGTGAAGACCAGCAACGGGCTGTTCAACTGGGGCTTCGAAACTGCCGAGACGGTTACGTACGCTCTGGTGGATTCACTGCGACCGGCAGCTAAGCTGATCGAGGGACCACTTCACCAGCTGGACAGCTTTATGTGCAAAAGTTTGGACTTTGTGGAGCAGAAAGTGCCCTCAATGTATCTGCCGCCGGAGATG ctcaacaaaattaacaaaggATTATCCTCACCTCTCGAACCTTGCTCAAAAGCCGTGTTGATGACTCGTCACAGCACTTACATTTCTGCTTCAATAGCGCTGAGGACAACCTCTCGGTCACAAAAACTT atgtactGGAACACCAAGGAATACATGTCGGATCACCTGGTGAAGCCGGTGCTGAGTCGAGCAAACTCTATGAAGAACCTCAGCCACGCTGTGCTGGATTCGCGCGTTTCGAACTATGCCGCCGATCGGCTGGACGGAGCTCTCAACGTTTGCGACAAGTACGTCGAACGGTTCCTGCCCGCGGAGGATCAACCCGATG CTGCCGCCGTTCCCCAGCCGGAACCGGACGAGGCTGGCGTGATGCACGTGTTCCAGACGATCCACCGGGGTCAGAGAATTTCTCGAAAGCTTCGCCGTCGGCTTACTTTCCGCACTCGGCAGGAGTTGAGCGCGCTGAAGAAGCAGAGTACCGAAGCGGTCCACGTGGTCTTTTACGCTGCGGAATTGATTGCCACCAATCCCCGGCTAGCGATGCAAAAGACCGTCGAACTGTGGCAGTACCTGAGTGCAGATGAACCGGAAAATCAAGCTAGACCTAACACGTTCGAACAGCTGGCAGTGTTGCTGGCCCGTGAATCCGTCAGGAAGGTCGTCCACATGATCAACTTTACAGCCAGTACAGTCACAAAGATCCCTCAAACGGTTCGTGCCCAAACACGTGAGCTTGTGCATCACTTGCTGTTTGCCACCGATCGATTGATTAAG GCCATCCACTTGGAAAAAGCGAAAAACGTAACAGTTTCGGAAGCAACCGGCTTGATGCACAAACTACAAAACACCTACGACGAGCTGCAGAACCAAACCAACCTGGCCCTG CACGGTCAATTGTCGCTAGCCAAAATTGAAACACATCACGATTTCGTCCATTGGATGCTTTTGAAATTG GAACGTTTAGCAGTTTTTCTGTCCGGCCGCCTGGAAGCCGAGAAGATCACCACCAGCAGCGACAACCCCCGGCGACGGATCCAGAACCGAACAAACAATAATCCACTCAATAATAGCATCAATGGCGTTTATTAG
- the LOC120427881 gene encoding lipid storage droplets surface-binding protein 1 isoform X5: MVHQQLKRQNSGLPRMESISRFGSIPVVETGLKTAGTVYQKVKTSNGLFNWGFETAETVTYALVDSLRPAAKLIEGPLHQLDSFMCKSLDFVEQKVPSMYLPPEMLNKINKGLSSPLEPCSKAVLMTRHSTYISASIALRTTSRSQKLMYWNTKEYMSDHLVKPVLSRANSMKNLSHAVLDSRVSNYAADRLDGALNVCDKYVERFLPAEDQPDAAAVPQPEPDEAGVMHVFQTIHRGQRISRKLRRRLTFRTRQELSALKKQSTEAVHVVFYAAELIATNPRLAMQKTVELWQYLSADEPENQARPNTFEQLAVLLARESVRKVVHMINFTASTVTKIPQTVRAQTRELVHHLLFATDRLIKAIHLEKAKNVTVSEATGLMHKLQNTYDELQNQTNLALERLAVFLSGRLEAEKITTSSDNPRRRIQNRTNNNPLNNSINGVY; this comes from the exons ATGG TGCATCAGCAGTTGAAGCGCCAAAACTCGGGTCTTCCCAGGATGGAGTCCATTTCGCGCTTCGGAAGCATTCCGGTCGTGGAAACGGGCCTCAAAACAGCCGGAACGGTGTACCAAAAAGTGAAGACCAGCAACGGGCTGTTCAACTGGGGCTTCGAAACTGCCGAGACGGTTACGTACGCTCTGGTGGATTCACTGCGACCGGCAGCTAAGCTGATCGAGGGACCACTTCACCAGCTGGACAGCTTTATGTGCAAAAGTTTGGACTTTGTGGAGCAGAAAGTGCCCTCAATGTATCTGCCGCCGGAGATG ctcaacaaaattaacaaaggATTATCCTCACCTCTCGAACCTTGCTCAAAAGCCGTGTTGATGACTCGTCACAGCACTTACATTTCTGCTTCAATAGCGCTGAGGACAACCTCTCGGTCACAAAAACTT atgtactGGAACACCAAGGAATACATGTCGGATCACCTGGTGAAGCCGGTGCTGAGTCGAGCAAACTCTATGAAGAACCTCAGCCACGCTGTGCTGGATTCGCGCGTTTCGAACTATGCCGCCGATCGGCTGGACGGAGCTCTCAACGTTTGCGACAAGTACGTCGAACGGTTCCTGCCCGCGGAGGATCAACCCGATG CTGCCGCCGTTCCCCAGCCGGAACCGGACGAGGCTGGCGTGATGCACGTGTTCCAGACGATCCACCGGGGTCAGAGAATTTCTCGAAAGCTTCGCCGTCGGCTTACTTTCCGCACTCGGCAGGAGTTGAGCGCGCTGAAGAAGCAGAGTACCGAAGCGGTCCACGTGGTCTTTTACGCTGCGGAATTGATTGCCACCAATCCCCGGCTAGCGATGCAAAAGACCGTCGAACTGTGGCAGTACCTGAGTGCAGATGAACCGGAAAATCAAGCTAGACCTAACACGTTCGAACAGCTGGCAGTGTTGCTGGCCCGTGAATCCGTCAGGAAGGTCGTCCACATGATCAACTTTACAGCCAGTACAGTCACAAAGATCCCTCAAACGGTTCGTGCCCAAACACGTGAGCTTGTGCATCACTTGCTGTTTGCCACCGATCGATTGATTAAG GCCATCCACTTGGAAAAAGCGAAAAACGTAACAGTTTCGGAAGCAACCGGCTTGATGCACAAACTACAAAACACCTACGACGAGCTGCAGAACCAAACCAACCTGGCCCTG GAACGTTTAGCAGTTTTTCTGTCCGGCCGCCTGGAAGCCGAGAAGATCACCACCAGCAGCGACAACCCCCGGCGACGGATCCAGAACCGAACAAACAATAATCCACTCAATAATAGCATCAATGGCGTTTATTAG
- the LOC120427880 gene encoding uncharacterized protein LOC120427880, with translation MSSVCREHAAEIDSKIGIIRRKVANFACGYTPETNSRVEPSKEYLSKANRELEEIESTCAEFTQTSAVLDGLIQEADDMATKIFARLSETFADFGLDMPTYADEEIPVGIPLEKLVLQEEEEDEPDQTIIGTPSELATSDDSEVSDVDFKPNIFITRPSDSGGPPSWTPMIKTKASRTVGISRLALE, from the coding sequence ATGTCCAGCGTGTGCCGTGAACATGCTGCCGAAATAGATTCCAAGATTGGCATAATCCGCAGAAAAGTTGCAAACTTTGCCTGCGGCTACACCCCGGAAACTAACAGCAGAGTCGAACCGTCCAAGGAATATCTTTCGAAGGCAAACAGAGAACTCGAAGAAATTGAATCGACATGTGCTGAGTTTACTCAAACATCAGCTGTCCTCGACGGTCTTATTCAAGAAGCGGACGACATGGCTACCAAAATCTTTGCACGTCTTAGCGAAACTTTTGCCGATTTCGGTTTGGACATGCCGACCTACGCGGACGAGGAAATACCGGTGGGAATCCCGCTGGAGAAGCTTGTGCTgcaagaggaggaggaggatgaaCCGGACCAGACAATAATCGGGACACCTTCAGAGCTGGCCACATCTGACGACAGCGAGGTCAGCGATGTGGATTTTaaaccaaacatttttattactcGACCTTCTGATTCAGGCGGACCACCGTCGTGGACACCAATGATTAAGACTAAAGCCAGCCGAACTGTTGGGATTAGTCGTTTGGCGCTTGAGTAA
- the LOC120427882 gene encoding uncharacterized protein LOC120427882 isoform X2 gives MYGGKSPTELLSGTHSKSWLHDKWAPTAGGLFGFLGACYVNWGIGRPVFSGIQRHVIATVSVGALALTVDKWRTQYLAEKDATLRHYIELHPEDFPTPEARLHFH, from the exons ATGTACGGCGGAAAAAGTCCAACGGAGCTGCTTTCGGGAACCCACTCCAAGTCGTGGCTGCACGACAAGTGGGCCCCCACCGCGGGAGGGCTTTTTGGCTTCCTGGGAGCGTGTTACGTCAACTGGGGAATCGGACGGCCTGTTTTCAGCG GAATCCAACGCCATGTGATTGCGACGGTTTCCGTCGGTGCTCTTGCGCTTACTGTCGACAAGTGGAGAACCCAATATTTGGCCGAGAAGGATGCCACTCTGCGGCACTACATTGAGCTGCACCCGGAAGATTTCCCTACTCCCG